One Halichoerus grypus chromosome 1, mHalGry1.hap1.1, whole genome shotgun sequence genomic region harbors:
- the SENP5 gene encoding sentrin-specific protease 5 isoform X3 has product MKKQKKILWRKGIHLAFSEKWNTGFGGFKKFCFHQHLCILKAKLGRPITWSRQVKHFQCRKKALQIQKTWIQDAPFFAKTKSSVAAQNVSTLSSKVKRQDSKHFISSSRTLLRLQAERLLSSAKNSDHEYCGEKSVLKAVADLPASNVLGQANGHRPRTEPQASDFPMKFNGESQSPGESGTIVVTLSNHKRKRFCYGCYQGLEHHRNGGPLIPKKFQLNQHRRIKVSPFMMYEKLSMIRFRYRILRSQHFRTKSKVCKLKKAQRSWVQVTGDHQETLRENGEGGSCSPFPSPEPKDPSCRHQPCFPDMDSSAVVKGKNSHVPDGHTKGSPFLGKELSLDEAFPDQQNGSATYTWDQSPCSSPKWECTELIHDIPLPEHHSSNMFISETEREVMTLGQENRTSTVSDDRVKLSLCGADQSVSSVDGPVSEKTAQNESSCQMDEDGCLKQNILSSKLLDHPYCKSPLEAPLTCSGLKLENQAGSGKNSQKASPVDDEQLSICLSGFLDEVMKKYGSLVPLSEKDVLGRLKDVFNEDFSNRKPFINREITNYRARHQKCNFRIFYNKHMLDMDDLATLDGQNWLNDQVINMYGELIMDAVPDKVHFFNSFFHRQLVTKGYNGVKRWTKKCIPQQKNDSDCGVFVLQYCKCLALEQPFQFSQEDMPRVRKRIYKELCECRLMD; this is encoded by the exons atgaaaaaacagaagaaaattctaTGGAGGAAAGGAATCCATTTAGCCTTTTCTGAGAAATGGAATACAGGGTTTGGAGGTTTTAAGAAGTTCTGCTTTCACCAACACTTATGCATTCTGAAAGCCAAATTGGGAAGGCCAATTACTTGGAGCAGGCAGGTGAAGCATTTCCAGTGCAGAAAAAAGGCCCTTCAAATCCAGAAAACGTGGATCCAGGATGCACCTTTTTTTGCTAAGACAAAGTCCAGTGTGGCTGCTCAAAATGTTAGTACTTTGTCCtctaaagtgaaaagacaagacTCTAAACACTTCATTTCCTCCTCAAGGACCCTCCTAAGACTCCAAGCAGAGAGGCTGCTGTCCTCAGCAAAGAACTCTGACCATGAATACTGTGGAGAGAaaagtgtcttgaaggcagttgCTGACTTACCAGCAAGTAATGTTTTAGGTCAGGCCAATGGTCACAGACCTAGGACGGAGCCACAAGCTTCTGACTTTCCTATGAAGTTCAATGGGGAGAGCCAAAGTCCAGGTGAGAGTGGCACAATTGTGGTCACCTTGAGCAACCATAAGAGAAAGCGCTTTTGTTATGGCTGCTACCAAGGTCTGGAGCACCACAGGAATGGGGGACCCCTGATTCCAAAAAAGTTTCAACTTAACCAACATAGAAGAATAAAAGTATCTCCTTTTATGATGTATGAGAAATTATCCATGATTAGATTCCGGTACAGGATTCTCAGATCCCAGCACTTCAGAACAAAAAGCAAAGTTTGCAAGCTAAAAAAAGCCCAGCGAAGCTGGGTGCAGGTCACTGGGGACCATCAAGAGACCCTTAGGGAAAACGGTGAGGGTGGCAGTTGCAGCCCATTCCCTTCCCCAGAACCTAAAGACCCTTCTTGTCGGCATCAACCGTGTTTTCCAGATATGGACAGCAGTGCTGTGGTGAAGGGAAAGAACTCTCATGTGCCTGATGGCCACACTAAAGGAAGCCCTTTCTTGGGCAAGGAGCTTAGTTTAGATGAAGCATTCCCTGACCAACAGAATGGCAGTGCCACATATACCTGGGACCAGTCACCCTGTTCCTCTCCTAAGTGGGAGTGTACAGAGCTGATTCATGACATCCCCTTACCAGAACATCATTCTAGTAACATGTTTATCTCGGAAACCGAAAGAGAAGTCATGACTCTGGGTCAGGAAAATCGGACAAGTACTGTCAGTGATGACAGAGTAAAACTGTCACTGTGTGGGGCAGATCAATCTGTGAGTAGTGTAGATGGGCCTGTGTCTGAAAAGACTGCTCAGAATGAGAGCTCATGCCAGATGGATGAGGATGGATGTCTCAAGCAGAACATTCTTAGTTCTAAGTTGCTGGACCACCCTTACTGTAAAAGTCCCCTGGAGGCTCCCCTGACATGCAGTGGACTCAAACTAGAAAATCAAGCAGGAAGTGGGAAGAACAGTCAGAAAGCCTCTCCAGTGGATGATGAACAGCTGTCAATCTGCCTTTCTG GATTCCTAGATGAGGTTATGAAGAAGTATGGCAGTTTGGTCCCACTCAGTGAAAAAGATGTCCTTGGAAGACTAAAAGACGTCTTTAACGAAGACTTTTCTAATAG aaaaccatTTATCAATAGAGAAATAACAAACTATCGGGCCAGACATCAAAAATGCAACTTCCGCATCTTCTACAATAAGCACATGCTGGATATGGATGATCTGGCAACTCTGGATGGTCAGAATTGGTTGAATGACCAG GTCATTAATATGTACGGTGAGCTGATAATGGATGCAGTCCCAGACAAA GTTCACTTCTTCAACAGCTTTTTTCACAGACAGCTGGTAACCAAAGGATATAATGGAGTAAAAAGATGGACTAAAAAG